One Micromonospora craniellae genomic region harbors:
- a CDS encoding glycoside hydrolase family 95 protein, with translation MPRELDGPPGRHRLWYQRPAADWQSQALPIGNGRLGAMLFGGPERERVQFNEQSLWGGADGYDNALAGRPDDDFDLSDTGFGCYRPFGDLLLTFDTSTAPAAADPSSPAVRDPVVDYHRALDLESGIHTTGFAVAGQRVRREAFASRAADVLVLRYQAERAGPLDCDIALTSAQGAPVTVDATARTAAFRGRLGNGLRYAAGLRLADTDGVVTAVGARLRVRAATWMTLLLDARTDYRLDASSGWRGATPEPAVEATLDGAANRSYPALRETHLADSTSVARRVSVTWGHTDDEIVALPTDARLARYRAGGEDAALEQTMFVLGRYLLHSSSRPGGLPANLQGLWNDSDRPPWACDYHTNINVQMNYWAAETADLSDSHRALIEFVRQVAVPSRVATRHAFGADTRGWTARTSQSIFGGNAWEWNTVASAWYAQHLYEHWAFTQDLAYLRDTAHPMIKEICEFWQDRLIERDGRLVAPDGWSPEHGPREHGVTYDQQIVADLFQNYLDCAETLGVDAEHRSVVADLRARLAPHRIGRWGQLQEWLTDRDDPDDVHRHTSHLFAVFPGRQITPTATPDLAAAALVSLTARCGERASVPFDESTVRGDSRRSWTWPWRAAVFARLGEAQRARHMIRGLLRYNTLDNLLCDHPPMQLDGNFGLTAAVVEMLLQSHQGTIHLLPALPREWADGAFRGLRARGGYRVDCTWRDGRVVDFTVVADRAPHRDPVRVRVDGEDVSITPTAPGAGPAPGSAPR, from the coding sequence ATGCCGCGTGAACTCGACGGTCCGCCGGGCCGCCACCGCCTCTGGTACCAGCGGCCCGCCGCCGACTGGCAGTCCCAGGCGTTGCCGATCGGCAACGGTCGGCTCGGTGCCATGCTCTTCGGCGGGCCGGAACGGGAACGCGTCCAGTTCAACGAGCAGAGCCTGTGGGGCGGGGCCGACGGCTACGACAACGCCCTCGCCGGTCGGCCCGACGACGACTTCGACCTGAGCGACACCGGCTTCGGGTGCTACCGCCCCTTCGGTGACCTGCTGCTCACCTTCGACACGTCGACCGCTCCGGCCGCCGCCGACCCGTCGAGTCCGGCCGTCCGCGACCCGGTGGTCGACTACCACCGCGCGCTCGACCTGGAGTCCGGGATCCACACCACCGGTTTCGCCGTCGCCGGGCAGCGAGTCCGGCGGGAGGCGTTCGCCAGCCGCGCCGCCGACGTGCTGGTACTGCGCTACCAGGCCGAACGCGCCGGCCCGCTCGACTGCGACATCGCCCTCACCAGTGCGCAGGGCGCGCCGGTGACCGTCGATGCCACCGCGCGTACCGCCGCCTTCCGGGGCCGGCTGGGCAACGGCCTGCGGTACGCGGCCGGGCTGCGGCTGGCCGACACCGACGGCGTGGTCACCGCCGTGGGCGCGCGGTTGCGGGTACGGGCGGCGACCTGGATGACGCTGCTGCTGGACGCCCGCACCGACTACCGGTTGGACGCCTCTTCCGGGTGGCGTGGCGCGACGCCGGAACCGGCCGTCGAGGCCACCCTCGACGGCGCGGCGAACCGGTCCTACCCGGCGCTGCGCGAGACGCATCTGGCCGACAGCACCAGCGTGGCGCGGCGGGTCTCGGTGACCTGGGGGCACACCGACGACGAGATCGTCGCGCTGCCCACGGACGCCCGCCTGGCCCGCTACCGCGCGGGCGGCGAGGACGCCGCACTCGAACAGACCATGTTCGTCCTCGGCCGCTACCTACTGCACAGCTCCTCCCGGCCCGGCGGGCTCCCCGCCAACCTCCAGGGCCTCTGGAACGACAGCGACCGACCGCCGTGGGCCTGCGACTACCACACCAACATCAACGTGCAGATGAACTACTGGGCGGCCGAGACGGCCGACCTCAGCGACAGCCACCGCGCGCTGATCGAGTTCGTCCGTCAGGTGGCGGTGCCGAGCCGCGTCGCGACCCGCCACGCCTTCGGCGCCGACACCCGGGGCTGGACGGCCCGGACCAGTCAGAGCATCTTCGGCGGCAACGCCTGGGAGTGGAACACCGTCGCCAGCGCCTGGTACGCGCAGCACCTCTACGAGCACTGGGCCTTCACTCAGGATCTCGCCTACCTGCGCGACACCGCCCACCCGATGATCAAGGAGATCTGCGAGTTCTGGCAGGACCGGCTGATCGAGCGGGACGGCCGACTCGTCGCGCCGGACGGCTGGTCGCCGGAGCACGGTCCACGCGAGCACGGCGTCACGTACGACCAGCAGATCGTCGCCGACCTCTTCCAGAACTACCTGGACTGCGCCGAGACGCTCGGCGTCGACGCCGAACACCGCAGCGTCGTCGCCGACCTGCGGGCCCGGCTCGCGCCGCATCGGATCGGGCGGTGGGGCCAGCTCCAGGAGTGGCTGACCGACCGGGACGACCCGGACGACGTGCACCGCCACACCTCACACCTGTTCGCGGTCTTCCCGGGCCGCCAGATCACCCCCACGGCGACCCCGGACCTGGCGGCGGCGGCCCTGGTCTCGCTCACCGCGCGGTGCGGCGAGCGCGCCAGCGTACCGTTCGACGAGTCCACCGTGCGGGGCGACAGCCGCCGCTCCTGGACATGGCCGTGGCGGGCCGCGGTCTTCGCCCGTCTCGGCGAGGCGCAGCGGGCCCGCCACATGATCCGTGGCCTGCTGCGCTACAACACGCTGGACAACCTGCTCTGCGACCATCCACCGATGCAGCTGGACGGCAACTTCGGGCTCACCGCCGCCGTCGTCGAGATGCTCCTGCAGAGCCACCAGGGCACCATCCACCTGCTGCCGGCGCTGCCCCGGGAGTGGGCCGACGGGGCCTTCCGGGGCCTGCGCGCCCGCGGCGGCTACCGGGTCGACTGCACCTGGCGGGACGGCCGGGTCGTCGACTTCACGGTGGTGGCCGACCGGGCACCGCACCGCGACCCGGTCCGCGTCCGGGTCGACGGCGAGGACGTGTCCATCACGCCGACGGCTCCCGGGGCCGGTCCTGCGCCGGGATCAGCCCCTCGCTGA
- a CDS encoding ThuA domain-containing protein, whose translation MRRVLVFSRTTGYRHDSIPAGVRALRDLWPDVVATEDPDVFTGAKLADVAAVVFLNTNGTVLTDAGRTALEAYVRGGGGFLGVHSAAATEYDWPFYGELVGAGFDRHPQVQPATVTVTDPDHPATAHLPARWPWVDEWYDFRSYPRARILLRVDESTYDGGRTGVDHPLAWCHDRLGGRAFYTALGHTVEAYADGTFRAHLAGALRWVTGVPRPDGST comes from the coding sequence GTGAGGCGAGTCCTGGTCTTCTCCCGGACCACCGGATACCGGCACGACTCGATCCCGGCCGGTGTCCGGGCCCTGCGCGACCTGTGGCCGGACGTGGTGGCGACCGAGGATCCGGACGTCTTCACCGGTGCCAAGTTGGCCGACGTCGCCGCGGTCGTCTTCCTCAACACCAACGGCACGGTGCTCACCGACGCCGGCCGGACGGCGCTGGAGGCGTACGTGCGCGGGGGCGGAGGGTTCCTCGGCGTGCACTCCGCCGCCGCCACCGAGTACGACTGGCCGTTCTACGGCGAGTTGGTGGGCGCCGGGTTCGACCGGCATCCGCAGGTGCAGCCCGCCACCGTCACGGTGACCGATCCCGATCATCCGGCCACCGCCCACCTGCCCGCCCGTTGGCCATGGGTGGACGAGTGGTACGACTTCCGGTCGTATCCGCGCGCCCGGATCCTGCTGCGGGTCGACGAGTCCACGTACGACGGTGGGCGCACCGGGGTCGACCACCCGCTGGCCTGGTGCCACGACCGGCTGGGCGGGCGGGCGTTCTACACCGCACTGGGGCACACCGTCGAGGCGTACGCCGACGGGACGTTCCGCGCGCATCTGGCCGGGGCGCTGCGCTGGGTGACCGGCGTGCCCCGGCCCGACGGCTCCACCTGA
- a CDS encoding LysR family transcriptional regulator — MTPAQLRAYVAVVRMGSVKQAAAQLDVSESAVSLHIAQLRKEFGDKLFSRTAVGLAFTPGGLRLASRASELLGLQDRTVVEVTAAARGRRMLRVAACSLFAELAAPGLIELFTRRAADLDVELSVRDAGAFETLLLTRAVDIAIGPQPPVVDPAITCRPVMNYRLVTVVGPDHPLAGVRASAAQLREQTWLLGPSATTQLGAVPAMLRRLAVPEDQQQIFQSHAAALGEAKRGKGVAPAPAFTVAPEVRNGDLLLLAGTHTPTEDGWHSLLLDGAGTPSAAAELFRFASTSRAIQAMMRGAGVSVGHFKPAVHVTLWS, encoded by the coding sequence ATGACCCCGGCACAGTTACGCGCGTACGTCGCGGTGGTCCGGATGGGCTCGGTCAAGCAGGCCGCCGCGCAGCTCGACGTCTCCGAGTCGGCCGTCTCGCTGCACATCGCGCAACTGCGCAAGGAGTTCGGGGACAAGTTGTTCTCCCGTACCGCCGTCGGGCTCGCCTTCACCCCCGGCGGTCTGCGGCTGGCCAGCCGCGCCTCGGAGCTGCTGGGCCTGCAGGACCGGACGGTGGTCGAGGTGACCGCTGCGGCACGGGGCCGCCGGATGCTGCGGGTCGCCGCCTGCAGCCTCTTCGCCGAACTCGCCGCGCCGGGCCTGATCGAGTTGTTCACCAGGCGCGCCGCCGACCTCGACGTCGAACTGAGCGTACGTGACGCGGGCGCCTTCGAGACGCTGCTGCTGACCCGCGCCGTGGACATCGCGATCGGGCCCCAGCCGCCGGTCGTCGACCCGGCGATCACCTGCCGGCCGGTGATGAACTACCGGCTCGTGACCGTCGTCGGACCGGACCATCCGCTGGCCGGCGTCCGGGCGTCGGCGGCCCAACTGCGCGAGCAGACCTGGCTGCTCGGACCGTCGGCCACCACCCAGTTGGGTGCGGTCCCGGCGATGCTGCGCCGGCTGGCCGTACCCGAGGACCAGCAGCAGATCTTCCAGAGCCACGCCGCCGCGCTAGGCGAGGCGAAACGGGGCAAGGGCGTCGCGCCCGCGCCCGCGTTCACCGTCGCGCCGGAGGTCCGCAACGGTGACCTCCTGCTGCTGGCCGGCACGCACACCCCCACCGAGGACGGCTGGCACTCGCTGCTGCTGGATGGCGCGGGCACGCCCTCGGCCGCGGCGGAACTGTTCCGGTTCGCCTCCACGTCCCGCGCCATCCAGGCGATGATGCGCGGCGCGGGCGTCAGCGTGGGTCACTTCAAACCAGCGGTCCACGTCACGCTCTGGAGCTGA
- a CDS encoding vWA domain-containing protein: MTSGVLRGVDRAAFAVALADRLRRAGVPAGLTQVDDFVRALVAAPPADRSTLYWSARVSLVRRHADLATFEAVFQAVFADAPPLPLTRAAAAGPGRRDEVHVPLPAATDSTGSGGGLPWATLPPAVAEAEESDAALRLPERRPAALAGLADRPFEDLDDGQVALLGEVLRAAVHRWPTRRTRRHTVSPAGRRIALRPTVARARRTGWEPVEVVRERQVRRPRRVVLLCDVSESMRAQATAYLHLMRAFATVSDAEVFAFATTLTRLSTVLRHSSPVEAVDRAGAAVTDRFGGTRIATNLRTLLGSHQGELVRGAVVVIGSDGWDSDPPDDLAAAMARLRRRAHRIVWLNPRAGAPGFAPRVAGMAAALPYCDRLLPAGTFQDLLDAAGQLQSVTWTAGLK, translated from the coding sequence GTGACCTCCGGCGTGCTGCGCGGCGTCGACCGGGCCGCGTTCGCGGTGGCGCTGGCCGACCGGTTGCGGCGGGCCGGCGTCCCGGCCGGGCTCACCCAGGTCGACGACTTCGTCCGGGCGCTCGTCGCCGCGCCTCCGGCGGACCGGTCGACGTTGTACTGGAGCGCCCGGGTCAGCCTGGTGCGCCGGCACGCCGATCTGGCCACCTTCGAGGCCGTCTTCCAGGCGGTCTTCGCCGACGCGCCGCCGCTGCCGTTGACCCGCGCGGCGGCGGCCGGGCCGGGCCGCCGTGACGAGGTGCACGTGCCGCTGCCCGCCGCCACCGACAGCACCGGGTCGGGCGGTGGACTGCCCTGGGCGACGCTGCCGCCGGCGGTGGCCGAGGCGGAGGAGTCCGACGCGGCGCTGCGACTGCCCGAGCGACGCCCGGCCGCCCTCGCCGGGCTCGCCGACCGGCCCTTCGAGGACCTCGACGACGGGCAGGTGGCGCTGCTCGGCGAGGTTCTGCGGGCCGCCGTGCACCGTTGGCCGACCCGGCGTACCCGGCGGCACACGGTCAGCCCGGCCGGTCGGCGGATCGCGCTGCGGCCGACCGTGGCCCGGGCCCGCCGGACCGGGTGGGAGCCGGTGGAGGTGGTACGCGAACGGCAGGTCCGCCGGCCGCGTCGGGTGGTGCTGCTCTGCGACGTCAGCGAGTCGATGCGCGCCCAGGCGACCGCCTACCTGCACCTGATGCGGGCGTTCGCCACGGTCAGCGACGCCGAGGTGTTCGCGTTCGCGACGACGTTGACCCGGCTCAGCACCGTGCTGCGGCACTCCTCGCCGGTCGAGGCGGTGGACCGGGCCGGGGCGGCGGTGACCGACCGGTTCGGCGGGACCCGGATCGCCACCAACCTGCGTACGCTGCTCGGCTCCCACCAGGGCGAACTCGTCCGTGGGGCCGTGGTGGTGATCGGGTCGGACGGCTGGGACAGCGACCCGCCCGACGACCTCGCCGCCGCGATGGCCCGGCTGCGCCGTCGGGCACACCGGATCGTGTGGTTGAACCCGCGCGCCGGTGCCCCCGGCTTCGCCCCCCGGGTGGCCGGCATGGCCGCCGCGCTGCCCTACTGTGACCGGCTGCTGCCCGCCGGTACGTTCCAGGATCTGCTGGACGCCGCCGGTCAGCTCCAGAGCGTGACGTGGACCGCTGGTTTGAAGTGA
- a CDS encoding phosphotransferase: MTSVRDRLSLPQRELLDRWLPGATVTRDLGWDLLPNTVLEISRDGARYVVKAGGPEDQHIARELRAHHHWLTPWTSRERAPVLVHGDESARLLVTRYLPGDLVLDTAHVDDPAAYRQAGELLALLHAQSTVVDDDHESRENARALAWLAGPHRIAPATVERLRAEIAAWPTPAATLVPTHGDWQPRNWLVHQGRVSVIDFGRAALRPAYTDFGRLAVQDFRRNPALEAAFLDGYGTDPREPGSWHRTRVRDAIGTAGWAYRVGDERFEEQGHRMIRDVLAAAG, from the coding sequence GTGACCTCCGTACGCGACCGACTCTCCCTACCACAGCGGGAACTGCTGGACCGGTGGCTACCCGGTGCCACGGTGACCCGGGATCTCGGTTGGGACCTGCTGCCGAACACCGTGCTGGAGATCTCCCGGGACGGGGCGCGGTACGTCGTCAAGGCCGGTGGGCCCGAGGACCAGCACATCGCACGGGAACTGCGCGCCCACCACCACTGGCTGACGCCGTGGACCAGCCGGGAGCGCGCACCGGTCCTGGTGCACGGCGACGAGTCCGCCAGACTGCTCGTCACCCGCTATCTCCCCGGCGACCTGGTGCTCGACACCGCACACGTCGACGATCCGGCCGCCTATCGGCAGGCGGGCGAGTTGCTGGCCCTGCTGCACGCGCAGTCCACGGTCGTCGACGACGACCACGAGAGCCGGGAGAACGCCCGGGCGCTGGCCTGGCTCGCCGGTCCGCACCGCATCGCCCCGGCCACGGTGGAGCGGCTCCGCGCCGAGATCGCCGCCTGGCCGACACCAGCGGCCACGCTCGTGCCGACACACGGGGACTGGCAGCCCCGCAACTGGCTGGTCCACCAGGGCCGGGTGAGCGTCATCGACTTCGGCCGGGCCGCGCTGCGACCGGCGTACACCGACTTCGGACGGCTGGCCGTGCAGGACTTCCGCCGGAACCCGGCGCTGGAGGCGGCGTTCCTGGACGGGTACGGCACCGACCCGCGCGAGCCGGGGAGTTGGCACCGGACCCGGGTCCGCGACGCGATCGGCACCGCGGGGTGGGCGTACCGGGTGGGCGACGAGCGGTTCGAGGAGCAGGGCCACCGGATGATCCGGGACGTCCTCGCGGCGGCCGGGTAG